A single Defluviitalea saccharophila DNA region contains:
- a CDS encoding class I SAM-dependent methyltransferase gives MGFYETLSTYYDKVFPLSDPCKTFIEKNLLQEKGKILDVGCSTGELDIFLGEKGYEVLGIDLDQKMIQIASEKIAGRELPVEFKVMNMEHLEANFSESQFDGVICIGNTLVHLSGIPQIKGVLKQMVSLLKPGGVLILQIINYDRIITQNVTELPPIENEDVSFIREYDYHEAENKVAFKTTLKVNKTNETFENEISLFPLRYEILKTMLTDLGLKNINWYGSFKGEPYDWNSYATVVTAQK, from the coding sequence ATGGGATTCTATGAAACATTAAGTACTTATTATGACAAAGTTTTTCCTCTTTCTGATCCTTGCAAAACTTTTATTGAAAAGAATCTTTTACAGGAAAAGGGGAAAATATTAGACGTGGGGTGCTCCACTGGGGAACTGGATATTTTTCTGGGAGAAAAGGGATACGAGGTTTTAGGCATTGATTTAGACCAAAAAATGATTCAAATTGCAAGTGAAAAAATAGCAGGAAGAGAACTTCCCGTTGAATTTAAAGTAATGAACATGGAACATTTAGAAGCAAACTTCTCCGAAAGTCAGTTTGACGGCGTGATCTGTATTGGGAACACACTGGTACATTTATCAGGAATTCCTCAAATAAAAGGGGTTCTTAAGCAGATGGTTTCTCTTTTAAAGCCTGGAGGAGTGCTTATCCTGCAAATCATCAACTACGATAGAATTATTACTCAAAACGTAACAGAACTTCCTCCAATAGAAAATGAGGATGTATCCTTTATAAGAGAATACGACTATCATGAAGCAGAAAACAAGGTTGCCTTTAAGACTACTTTAAAAGTGAACAAAACCAATGAGACATTTGAAAATGAAATTTCTCTGTTTCCCCTTCGTTATGAGATACTAAAAACGATGTTAACGGATTTGGGACTAAAAAATATAAACTGGTATGGAAGTTTTAAAGGAGAGCCTTATGACTGGAACTCCTATGCAACGGTAGTGACCGCACAAAAATAA
- the rnr gene encoding ribonuclease R, producing the protein MEENEKQKDRKQLILDFMQHKDYTPMKIKELCMILQVPNKEREMLEQILEELINEGKIIKTKRGKYAIPESLNMVIGTFQGNAKGYGFLILDDPDAKDVFIPAEGVNGAMHKDKVLCKITKPAIEGKRAEGEIIQIIERGSDKIVGTYEQSKYFGFVIPDDKNFAKDIFIPKGDNMGAVTGHKVVVKITDWGKDRRNPEGEIIEILGHINDPKTDILAIIRQFDMPTDFPEEVMKQIQNIPEEVQEEDIKNREDLRNVRMVTIDGEDAKDLDDAISLEKLPNGLYRLGVHIADVTHYVKENTPLDEEAMKRGTSVYLVDRVIPMLPHKLSNGICSLNAGVDRLALSCIMDIDKEGIVRNHRIAETVINIDERMTYTNVKKILVDQDEELMERYKDYIDFFKLMEELCLILNKKRDKRGAIDFDFEEAKIILDEEGHPIDIRPYERNIATRIIEEFMLVCNETIAEDHFWQGTPFIYRSHQDPDPEKILKLSTFIYNFGYRIKGTSNIHPKDLQKVLADIAGKPEENVISRLVLRSMQQARYTASNDGHFGLAAKYYCHFTSPIRRYPDLQIHRIIKANLNGQLNEKTQNRLRKKMPDVAKHCSIRERMAEEAERQTEQLKKVEYMKDKIGEVYDGIISGITSWGMYVELPNTVEGLVHVSDMDDDYYIFDEQHYLFIGEKTKKIYRMGDQVKVKLTKADTIQRTIDFSLVLPDDDLEEKEIEEI; encoded by the coding sequence ATGGAAGAAAATGAAAAACAAAAAGATAGAAAGCAGCTTATATTAGACTTTATGCAGCATAAAGATTATACGCCAATGAAGATCAAGGAACTTTGCATGATCCTGCAGGTTCCTAACAAAGAAAGAGAAATGCTTGAGCAAATATTGGAGGAATTAATCAATGAAGGTAAAATTATTAAGACAAAAAGAGGTAAATACGCAATTCCTGAAAGCTTAAATATGGTGATTGGCACATTTCAAGGAAATGCAAAAGGCTACGGCTTTTTAATCCTGGATGATCCGGACGCAAAAGATGTTTTTATTCCTGCTGAGGGCGTCAATGGTGCCATGCATAAAGATAAAGTCCTTTGTAAAATCACTAAACCTGCGATTGAAGGGAAAAGAGCTGAAGGAGAAATTATTCAAATTATCGAACGGGGCTCTGATAAGATCGTAGGAACCTATGAACAAAGCAAATATTTCGGATTTGTTATTCCTGATGATAAAAACTTTGCAAAAGACATCTTTATCCCCAAAGGAGATAATATGGGGGCAGTTACCGGACACAAAGTCGTTGTAAAAATTACTGACTGGGGAAAAGACAGGAGAAATCCTGAAGGAGAAATTATAGAAATCCTTGGACATATTAATGATCCTAAAACAGATATATTGGCGATTATCAGACAGTTTGATATGCCTACAGATTTCCCGGAAGAGGTAATGAAACAGATTCAAAACATTCCTGAAGAAGTACAGGAAGAGGATATAAAAAACCGCGAAGATCTCCGTAATGTCAGGATGGTTACTATTGACGGGGAAGATGCAAAAGATTTAGACGATGCCATTTCTCTTGAAAAACTTCCGAATGGATTATACAGACTGGGCGTACATATTGCCGATGTAACCCATTATGTAAAAGAAAATACTCCCCTTGATGAAGAAGCTATGAAACGAGGAACCAGCGTTTATTTGGTTGACAGAGTGATTCCTATGCTTCCTCATAAATTATCCAATGGCATTTGTTCTTTAAATGCAGGGGTTGATCGATTGGCCCTTAGCTGCATCATGGATATAGACAAAGAGGGCATTGTCCGAAATCATAGAATCGCAGAGACAGTTATTAATATTGATGAGCGTATGACTTATACCAATGTGAAGAAGATTCTAGTAGACCAAGATGAAGAACTGATGGAACGCTACAAGGATTATATTGATTTCTTTAAACTGATGGAAGAGTTATGTCTTATCCTTAATAAGAAAAGAGATAAAAGAGGAGCCATTGATTTTGACTTTGAAGAAGCCAAAATCATATTGGATGAAGAAGGCCATCCTATAGACATTCGTCCTTATGAAAGAAACATTGCTACAAGAATTATTGAAGAATTTATGTTAGTATGCAATGAAACCATCGCAGAAGATCATTTTTGGCAGGGCACTCCTTTCATCTATCGTTCTCACCAGGACCCTGACCCTGAAAAGATACTGAAACTCTCTACTTTTATTTATAATTTTGGATATAGAATAAAAGGAACTTCCAATATTCATCCGAAGGATTTACAAAAGGTTTTGGCAGATATAGCAGGAAAACCGGAGGAAAATGTCATTAGCCGTTTGGTGCTTCGTTCTATGCAGCAGGCAAGATATACTGCCAGCAATGATGGACATTTTGGTTTGGCAGCAAAGTATTACTGTCATTTCACATCACCTATAAGACGTTATCCTGACTTACAAATTCATAGAATTATTAAGGCAAATTTAAATGGACAACTGAATGAAAAAACTCAAAACAGACTTAGAAAGAAAATGCCTGATGTTGCAAAGCACTGTTCGATTAGAGAAAGAATGGCTGAAGAGGCAGAAAGACAGACTGAGCAATTGAAAAAAGTTGAATACATGAAGGACAAGATCGGAGAAGTATACGATGGCATCATTTCAGGTATTACTTCCTGGGGAATGTATGTGGAACTGCCCAATACAGTAGAAGGTCTTGTTCATGTTTCGGATATGGATGACGATTATTATATTTTTGATGAGCAGCATTATTTATTTATCGGAGAGAAAACCAAGAAAATCTATAGAATGGGTGATCAGGTAAAAGTAAAACTTACAAAAGCCGATACCATTCAAAGAACAATTGATTTTTCCTTGGTATTGCCTGACGATGATTTGGAAGAAAAAGAGATAGAGGAGATATAA
- the secG gene encoding preprotein translocase subunit SecG, whose protein sequence is MNALTIILSIVYVVLALGLITVVLLQEGKSAGLGTIGGAAETYWGKNKARTLEGAFEKYTKIGAGLFIVLALVLNILIK, encoded by the coding sequence GTGAACGCACTTACAATTATTTTATCAATTGTATATGTAGTATTGGCTCTTGGACTTATTACTGTTGTTCTCCTCCAAGAAGGTAAATCAGCTGGATTAGGCACTATAGGTGGTGCTGCAGAAACTTATTGGGGAAAAAACAAAGCTCGTACTTTAGAAGGTGCTTTTGAAAAATATACTAAGATTGGCGCAGGATTATTTATCGTTCTTGCTTTGGTTCTTAATATTTTGATTAAATAA
- the eno gene encoding phosphopyruvate hydratase translates to MKGYLEILDVFAREILDSRGNPTVEVEVIVDAEGRQVLGRAAVPSGASTGAFEAVELRDGGDRYVGKGVQNAVDNVNNIIAEEIIGMNALDQVAIDNKMIELDGTPNKGKLGANAILGVSMAVAKAAAEALDMPLYQYLGGFNAKVLPVPMMNILNGGEHADNTVDLQEFMIMPVGAKSFKEALRMCAEVYHNLKKVLKDKGLSTAVGDEGGFAPDLASSEEAIQVIIDAVEKAGYKPGDDIRIAIDAAASELYNEETKKYHFPGESKMKGQEIVRTSEEMVAYYEDLVNKFPIISLEDGLNEEDWEGWKLLTERLGSRIQLVGDDLFVTNTERLSKGIENGVANSILIKVNQIGTLTETFNAIQMANRAGMTAVVSHRSGETEDATIADIVVAVNAGQIKTGAPCRSDRVAKYNQLLRIEEELGDVAQYLGLDAWFNLK, encoded by the coding sequence ATGAAGGGATATTTAGAAATTTTAGATGTATTTGCTAGAGAGATTCTTGATTCTAGAGGCAATCCTACAGTAGAAGTTGAAGTTATTGTTGATGCAGAAGGAAGACAAGTATTAGGAAGAGCTGCTGTACCTTCAGGAGCATCAACAGGGGCTTTTGAAGCTGTAGAGCTAAGAGATGGCGGAGACAGATATGTAGGTAAAGGCGTTCAAAATGCAGTGGATAATGTAAACAATATCATTGCAGAAGAAATTATTGGAATGAATGCTCTTGACCAGGTTGCAATAGACAATAAAATGATTGAATTAGACGGCACACCAAACAAAGGAAAATTAGGTGCCAACGCAATCCTTGGAGTATCCATGGCTGTTGCAAAAGCAGCTGCTGAAGCATTAGACATGCCATTATATCAATATCTTGGCGGATTTAATGCTAAAGTGCTTCCAGTACCAATGATGAATATCTTAAATGGTGGAGAACATGCAGATAACACTGTAGACCTCCAGGAGTTTATGATTATGCCTGTTGGTGCAAAATCCTTCAAAGAAGCATTAAGAATGTGTGCAGAAGTATACCACAACCTTAAAAAAGTATTAAAAGATAAAGGATTATCAACTGCAGTAGGTGATGAAGGAGGCTTTGCTCCTGACTTAGCATCTTCCGAAGAAGCAATTCAAGTTATTATTGATGCAGTTGAAAAAGCAGGATACAAACCTGGGGACGATATCCGTATTGCAATCGATGCGGCTGCTTCCGAATTGTACAATGAAGAAACCAAGAAATATCATTTCCCTGGCGAAAGCAAAATGAAAGGTCAAGAAATAGTAAGAACATCTGAAGAAATGGTTGCTTACTATGAAGACCTGGTAAATAAATTCCCAATCATTTCTTTGGAAGATGGATTAAACGAAGAAGACTGGGAAGGATGGAAACTGTTAACTGAAAGATTAGGCAGCAGAATTCAATTGGTTGGAGACGACTTGTTCGTAACCAATACTGAAAGATTATCCAAAGGTATTGAAAATGGCGTTGCTAATTCCATCCTTATTAAAGTAAATCAAATTGGAACATTAACCGAAACTTTCAATGCGATTCAAATGGCAAACAGAGCAGGAATGACTGCAGTTGTTTCCCATAGATCCGGAGAAACCGAAGATGCAACGATTGCAGATATCGTTGTAGCTGTAAATGCAGGACAAATTAAGACCGGAGCACCTTGCCGTTCTGACCGTGTTGCAAAATACAATCAACTTCTTCGCATTGAAGAAGAATTGGGTGATGTAGCACAATATTTAGGTTTAGATGCATGGTTTAATTTAAAATAA
- the gpmI gene encoding 2,3-bisphosphoglycerate-independent phosphoglycerate mutase — protein sequence MKKKPTVLMILDGFGLNDRCDGNAVCKGNTPVLDSLMEKYPFVKGYASGMDVGLPEGQMGNSEVGHLNIGAGRIVYQELTRITKSIQDGDFFENEALLSAVENCKQNDSALHLYGLLSDGGVHSHNTHLYALLELAKKHGLSKVYVHAFLDGRDTPPASGKDYVQQLQDKIDEIGVGKIATVMGRYYAMDRDNRWERVNLAYDAMVLGTGEKAEDAVQAVGLSYENEVYDEFVLPTVILTNGEPTATIKANDSIICFNFRPDRAREITRCFCDEEFAGFERANGFFPVKYVAFTEYDITIKNKSVAFKPTKLTKTFGEYLAEKGLKQLRLAETEKYAHVTFFFNGGIEKPNEGEDRILVPSPKVATYDLKPEMSAIEVTDRLVEAILSENYDVIIINYANPDMVGHTGIMDAAVKAVETVDACVGRVYEAILKVDGQMFICADHGNSEQLVDYENGEPFTAHTTNPVPFILVNAGEGIELREGGKLADIVPTLLDLMGLEQPEEMTGKSLLIRK from the coding sequence ATGAAGAAAAAACCAACCGTATTAATGATACTTGACGGTTTTGGACTAAATGACCGCTGCGATGGAAATGCTGTATGCAAAGGGAATACTCCCGTACTGGACAGTTTAATGGAAAAATATCCTTTCGTTAAAGGGTATGCCAGTGGAATGGATGTAGGCCTTCCAGAAGGTCAGATGGGAAACTCTGAAGTAGGGCATTTAAACATTGGAGCAGGTCGAATTGTATATCAAGAACTGACAAGAATCACAAAGTCTATCCAAGATGGAGATTTTTTTGAAAACGAAGCATTGCTAAGTGCAGTAGAAAACTGCAAACAAAATGATTCTGCACTTCACTTATATGGCTTGTTATCCGATGGTGGTGTACATAGTCACAATACTCACTTATACGCCCTATTGGAATTAGCTAAGAAACATGGATTATCAAAAGTTTATGTACATGCTTTCTTAGATGGAAGAGACACTCCTCCCGCATCCGGTAAAGATTATGTTCAGCAATTACAGGACAAAATCGATGAAATCGGAGTAGGAAAAATTGCTACGGTTATGGGCAGATACTATGCCATGGACCGTGACAACAGATGGGAAAGAGTAAATCTTGCGTATGATGCTATGGTTTTAGGTACCGGAGAAAAAGCTGAAGATGCAGTGCAAGCAGTAGGATTATCCTATGAAAACGAAGTTTATGATGAGTTTGTACTTCCAACCGTTATTTTGACCAATGGTGAACCTACAGCTACGATCAAAGCAAATGATTCTATTATTTGTTTTAACTTTAGACCTGACAGAGCAAGAGAAATCACAAGATGTTTTTGTGATGAAGAATTCGCAGGTTTTGAAAGAGCCAACGGTTTCTTCCCAGTGAAGTACGTTGCATTCACTGAGTACGACATTACTATTAAAAACAAATCCGTTGCTTTTAAACCTACAAAACTTACAAAAACCTTTGGAGAATATTTGGCTGAAAAAGGCTTAAAACAACTTCGCCTTGCAGAAACTGAAAAATATGCCCATGTAACTTTCTTCTTTAATGGCGGTATAGAAAAGCCAAATGAAGGAGAAGATCGAATCTTGGTTCCATCACCAAAAGTTGCGACTTACGATCTTAAACCGGAAATGAGCGCCATTGAAGTTACCGATCGTCTTGTTGAGGCAATTCTCTCCGAAAATTACGATGTTATCATTATCAATTATGCAAATCCGGATATGGTAGGACATACAGGTATTATGGATGCAGCAGTAAAGGCTGTAGAAACTGTGGATGCCTGTGTTGGTCGTGTATATGAAGCTATCTTAAAAGTTGACGGTCAGATGTTTATTTGTGCTGACCATGGAAACTCAGAGCAATTGGTTGATTATGAAAATGGAGAACCTTTTACAGCTCACACGACAAATCCAGTACCATTCATCTTGGTAAATGCTGGTGAAGGAATAGAATTAAGAGAAGGTGGAAAACTAGCAGATATTGTACCTACTCTTCTTGACTTAATGGGACTTGAACAACCAGAAGAAATGACTGGAAAGTCACTTCTCATCAGAAAGTAG
- the tpiA gene encoding triose-phosphate isomerase yields MMRKKIIAGNWKMNKTPSEAVKLVEELKPLVNTADVDVVFCPPYVCLPAVLDAVKGTNIAVGAQNMHFEESGAYTGEVAPNMLVELGVKYVIIGHSERRAYFAETDEIVNKKVLKAIEHNLIPIICVGETLEQREQGITVDLVRLQTKIALKDVPAEKAKDVVIAYEPIWAIGTGKTATSEQAEEVCAAIRQVVAEIYDASVAESLRVQYGGSVNAANAKELFEMGNIDGGLVGGASLKVDFSKIVNYND; encoded by the coding sequence ATTATGAGAAAAAAAATTATTGCAGGAAATTGGAAGATGAATAAAACCCCTTCAGAAGCGGTAAAATTAGTAGAGGAATTAAAACCTTTAGTAAATACTGCCGATGTTGATGTAGTATTTTGTCCGCCTTATGTTTGTCTTCCGGCTGTATTGGATGCAGTTAAAGGAACCAATATTGCTGTAGGTGCTCAAAATATGCACTTTGAAGAAAGTGGAGCTTATACAGGAGAAGTTGCACCAAATATGTTAGTTGAATTAGGTGTAAAATATGTCATTATCGGACACTCTGAAAGAAGAGCATATTTTGCAGAAACGGATGAAATCGTAAATAAAAAAGTTCTTAAAGCTATTGAACATAACCTCATTCCTATTATTTGCGTAGGAGAAACCTTGGAACAAAGAGAACAGGGAATTACTGTTGATCTGGTTCGACTTCAAACAAAAATCGCTTTAAAAGATGTTCCAGCAGAAAAAGCTAAAGATGTAGTTATTGCTTATGAACCTATATGGGCTATTGGTACAGGCAAGACCGCTACATCCGAACAAGCTGAAGAAGTATGTGCTGCAATTCGCCAAGTTGTAGCAGAAATCTATGATGCCTCTGTAGCTGAGTCCCTTCGTGTGCAATACGGCGGAAGTGTAAATGCCGCAAATGCAAAAGAACTTTTCGAAATGGGAAATATTGATGGAGGCTTAGTTGGTGGAGCAAGCTTGAAAGTAGATTTTAGCAAAATTGTAAATTACAACGACTAA
- a CDS encoding phosphoglycerate kinase, translating into MLNKKSVDDIQVKGKRVLVRCDFNVPLKDGAITDENRLVAALPTIKKLINDGGKVILCSHLGKPKGEPKPELSLAPVAKRLSELLGQEVVFAKDDNVVGENARKAVAEMKEGDVVLLENTRYRKEETKNIDDFSKELASLADVFVNDAFGTAHRAHCSNVGVTQFIEGDCAVGYLMQKEIEFLGNAVNNPVRPFVAILGGAKVSDKINVINNLLEKVDTLIIGGGMAYTFLKAMGNEVGLSLLEADKIDFAKEMIQKAEEKGVKFLLPVDHVVAQEFKNDTPFKVVPRGGIEPDWEGLDIGPETRALYADAVKDAKTVVWNGPMGVFEFENFAQGTMAVAQALAQTDATTIIGGGDSAAAVNLLGFGDKMTHISTGGGASLEFLEGKELPGVVAADDKE; encoded by the coding sequence ATGCTGAACAAAAAGTCAGTAGATGATATTCAAGTTAAAGGAAAAAGAGTATTAGTAAGATGTGATTTTAACGTACCTTTAAAAGATGGTGCTATTACCGATGAAAACAGACTTGTTGCAGCACTTCCAACTATTAAAAAATTAATCAATGACGGTGGAAAAGTTATCCTTTGTTCTCACTTAGGAAAACCAAAGGGAGAGCCTAAACCAGAATTATCTTTAGCACCGGTTGCAAAAAGATTAAGCGAATTATTAGGACAAGAAGTAGTATTTGCAAAAGATGATAACGTTGTTGGAGAAAATGCAAGAAAAGCTGTAGCTGAAATGAAAGAAGGAGACGTTGTTCTTCTTGAAAACACAAGATATCGTAAAGAAGAAACAAAGAACATTGATGACTTCAGCAAAGAACTTGCAAGTCTTGCAGACGTATTTGTAAACGATGCTTTCGGTACAGCTCATAGAGCGCACTGCTCCAATGTTGGGGTTACTCAATTCATCGAAGGAGATTGCGCTGTTGGATATTTAATGCAAAAAGAAATCGAATTCTTAGGAAATGCAGTAAATAATCCTGTAAGACCTTTCGTTGCAATTTTAGGTGGAGCAAAAGTATCTGACAAAATTAACGTAATCAACAATCTTCTTGAGAAAGTAGACACATTAATCATTGGCGGAGGAATGGCTTATACTTTCCTTAAAGCAATGGGCAATGAAGTAGGTCTTTCTTTATTAGAAGCTGATAAAATTGATTTTGCAAAAGAAATGATTCAAAAAGCAGAAGAAAAAGGCGTAAAATTCTTACTTCCTGTAGATCACGTAGTGGCTCAAGAATTTAAAAACGATACTCCATTCAAAGTAGTACCAAGAGGCGGAATTGAGCCTGATTGGGAAGGTCTTGATATCGGACCAGAAACAAGAGCTCTTTATGCGGATGCAGTAAAAGACGCTAAAACCGTTGTTTGGAACGGACCTATGGGTGTATTCGAATTTGAAAACTTCGCACAAGGAACAATGGCAGTTGCACAAGCTTTAGCACAAACTGATGCAACAACCATTATCGGTGGAGGAGATTCCGCTGCAGCAGTAAATCTATTAGGATTTGGCGATAAGATGACTCATATTTCTACTGGTGGGGGAGCTTCATTGGAATTCCTTGAAGGTAAAGAATTGCCTGGAGTAGTAGCAGCAGACGATAAAGAATAA
- the gap gene encoding type I glyceraldehyde-3-phosphate dehydrogenase, which translates to MAKIAINGFGRIGRNAFKVAIAQGLDVVAINDLTDPKTLAHLLKYDTCFGKFEGTVEAKEGALVVNGKEIKVIAERNPANLPWGELGVDIVIESTGIFRKKDQAQLHIDAGAKKVIISAPGKGTKSIVMGVNEGDYNPAEDHIVDNASCTTNCLAPFAKVLHDKFEIKRGIMTTVHSYTNDQRILDLPHEDLRRARAAAESIIPTTTGAAEAVAKVIPSLKGKLTGMAMRVPTPTVSVVDLTVELGKTVTVEEVNAALKAAADDKVLGYTDEPLVSVDFKKDPRSSIVDGLSTMVIDGNLVKVVSWYDNEWGYSNRIIDLTKYIAERL; encoded by the coding sequence ATGGCAAAAATCGCAATTAACGGTTTTGGACGTATTGGACGTAATGCATTCAAAGTAGCAATCGCACAAGGATTGGATGTTGTAGCAATCAATGACTTAACTGATCCTAAAACATTAGCTCATTTATTAAAATATGATACTTGCTTTGGAAAATTTGAAGGAACAGTTGAAGCTAAAGAAGGCGCTTTAGTTGTTAATGGTAAAGAAATCAAAGTAATCGCTGAAAGAAATCCTGCTAACCTTCCTTGGGGAGAATTAGGTGTAGATATCGTAATCGAATCTACAGGTATCTTCAGAAAGAAAGATCAAGCTCAATTACATATTGATGCAGGTGCAAAAAAAGTTATCATTTCCGCTCCTGGAAAAGGAACAAAATCCATCGTTATGGGAGTTAACGAAGGAGATTACAATCCTGCAGAAGATCATATCGTGGACAATGCTTCTTGTACAACAAACTGCTTAGCACCATTTGCTAAAGTTCTTCATGATAAATTCGAAATTAAGAGAGGAATTATGACAACAGTTCACTCTTACACAAATGACCAAAGAATTTTGGATTTACCTCACGAAGACTTAAGAAGAGCTCGTGCTGCTGCTGAATCCATTATTCCTACAACAACTGGAGCTGCAGAAGCTGTTGCTAAAGTTATTCCTTCTCTTAAAGGAAAATTAACTGGTATGGCTATGCGTGTACCTACTCCTACAGTATCTGTAGTTGATTTAACTGTAGAATTAGGAAAAACTGTAACAGTTGAAGAAGTTAATGCTGCATTAAAAGCTGCTGCTGACGACAAAGTATTAGGATATACTGATGAACCATTAGTATCTGTTGACTTCAAGAAAGATCCTCGTTCCTCTATCGTTGATGGATTATCCACAATGGTAATCGACGGAAACTTAGTAAAAGTTGTTTCCTGGTATGACAATGAATGGGGTTACTCCAACAGAATTATTGACCTTACAAAATACATTGCAGAACGTTTATAA
- a CDS encoding sugar-binding transcriptional regulator: MTNLHVTLQKIIPEGILALERRYEILKTVLYSAPIGRRALAANLNLSERVVRAEVDFLRQYDFIKVTSLGMEITSEGYMIVRDLEDLIYALKGLTELENKVSKILNVNKVVIVPGNSDENDMFKKDIGKAAARLLMSIIKPGNTIAITGGSTVNYMVKAIQPLSSTYDDVFVLPARGSVGHQVEYQSNTLASELAQKLGAEYKLLNIPDHLSKKSLESITKEPEIQETLKKVSKTDILIFGIGNALQMAEKRGLPEPILDFLRRKEAVAEAFGYYFNPSGNIVYTSRTVGIKLDDIKKIPYMIALAGGTSKAQAIKAAGHLLKNGCIVMDEGAANEIIRCEKL, encoded by the coding sequence ATGACAAATTTACATGTGACACTACAGAAGATCATTCCTGAAGGAATCTTAGCTTTGGAGAGAAGATATGAGATTCTAAAAACAGTTCTATACTCTGCTCCCATAGGAAGAAGGGCCTTAGCAGCTAATTTAAATCTTTCTGAAAGAGTAGTTAGAGCTGAAGTCGATTTTTTAAGACAATATGATTTCATCAAAGTTACTTCTTTAGGAATGGAAATAACTTCAGAAGGATACATGATTGTTCGAGACTTGGAAGATTTAATTTATGCGTTAAAAGGTCTTACTGAACTGGAAAACAAAGTTTCAAAGATATTAAATGTTAATAAAGTAGTTATTGTCCCAGGAAATTCCGATGAAAATGATATGTTTAAAAAAGATATCGGGAAAGCTGCGGCCAGACTTTTGATGAGTATTATCAAACCGGGAAATACTATTGCAATTACCGGAGGAAGTACAGTAAATTACATGGTTAAGGCGATTCAACCCTTAAGCAGTACATATGATGATGTATTCGTTTTGCCCGCCAGAGGAAGTGTAGGGCATCAAGTAGAATACCAATCCAATACCTTAGCTTCCGAATTGGCTCAAAAGTTAGGAGCAGAATATAAATTGTTGAATATTCCCGATCATTTAAGTAAAAAATCTTTAGAGAGCATTACTAAAGAACCTGAAATTCAAGAGACTTTGAAAAAAGTTTCAAAAACAGACATATTAATTTTCGGAATTGGGAATGCTCTACAAATGGCGGAAAAAAGAGGCCTTCCAGAGCCGATTTTAGACTTCTTAAGAAGAAAAGAAGCTGTTGCAGAAGCATTTGGATACTATTTTAATCCCAGTGGAAATATAGTCTATACTTCCCGCACTGTTGGAATAAAACTAGACGATATTAAAAAAATTCCTTATATGATTGCACTGGCAGGAGGAACTTCTAAAGCTCAAGCCATCAAAGCAGCAGGGCATCTGCTTAAAAATGGATGTATTGTGATGGATGAAGGTGCTGCAAATGAAATTATCAGGTGTGAAAAATTATAA